From the genome of Syntrophomonadaceae bacterium, one region includes:
- the ychF gene encoding redox-regulated ATPase YchF: MALSCGIIGLPMVGKTTFFNLLARTEKETSSFFSGKTATNVNSAVVPDRRLDYLARIYNPRKYTPAVLEVIDVPGLVEGASQGQGAGNQFLSAVREADALIHVVRAFNNDQVLHVDGCVNLIRDLETVVMELLFADLQLIENRIERILGGKKRTKEQEIELAALEKCKGLLEEEKNLAQAELKDEERAALRHVTFLTGKPTVLVINVDEEQLGLKNYPQRDEVMAYAAARDLPVMEICAKAEMEIGQMNREDRDIFMAELGIEEPGIEKLAKSMYARLELISFLTVGEDEVRAWTVRRGTNARAAAGKIHSDLERGFIRAEVVRFEDLEKMGSMAKVKERGLMRLEGKEYIVQDGDIINFRFNV; this comes from the coding sequence GTGGCTTTATCCTGTGGAATCATCGGTCTGCCCATGGTGGGCAAAACTACCTTTTTCAACCTGCTGGCCCGGACAGAGAAAGAAACCAGCAGTTTTTTTTCTGGCAAAACAGCAACAAATGTGAACTCTGCCGTTGTCCCTGACCGCCGACTGGACTATTTGGCCCGCATTTATAACCCACGCAAGTATACCCCGGCGGTTTTGGAAGTGATTGATGTGCCGGGCCTAGTTGAAGGGGCCAGTCAGGGGCAAGGCGCTGGCAATCAATTTTTGTCTGCGGTCCGGGAGGCTGACGCCCTCATCCATGTGGTGCGGGCCTTTAATAATGACCAGGTCTTGCATGTTGACGGTTGTGTTAACCTGATCCGGGATCTGGAAACAGTGGTGATGGAGCTCCTATTTGCGGATCTGCAGCTCATCGAGAACAGGATCGAGCGCATCCTCGGCGGAAAAAAACGGACCAAAGAGCAGGAAATAGAGCTGGCGGCTTTGGAAAAGTGCAAAGGCTTATTGGAAGAGGAAAAAAATCTCGCTCAGGCCGAATTAAAGGATGAGGAACGGGCAGCATTGCGCCATGTAACCTTTTTGACAGGCAAACCCACGGTCCTGGTGATCAATGTGGATGAGGAGCAGCTTGGTTTGAAAAACTATCCCCAGCGGGACGAGGTGATGGCCTATGCTGCGGCGAGGGACTTGCCCGTAATGGAAATATGTGCCAAGGCCGAAATGGAGATCGGGCAAATGAACCGGGAGGACCGGGATATTTTTATGGCCGAACTGGGAATTGAAGAGCCAGGGATCGAGAAGCTGGCCAAGTCTATGTACGCAAGGCTGGAGTTGATTTCCTTCCTGACTGTGGGAGAGGACGAAGTCCGGGCCTGGACCGTCCGCCGGGGTACTAACGCCAGGGCTGCGGCGGGTAAAATTCACTCTGACCTGGAGCGGGGCTTTATTCGTGCAGAAGTGGTCCGTTTTGAAGATCTGGAAAAAATGGGATCGATGGCCAAAGTGAAGGAGAGGGGCCTGATGCGCTTGGAAGGCAAGGAGTACATTGTGCAGGACGGGGATATCATCAATTTCCGGTTTAATGTTTGA
- a CDS encoding type II toxin-antitoxin system prevent-host-death family antitoxin, with the protein MRVSTTDLQNAFGKYLSLVEKEDIIVVKNGKSVAKLIRYSEPDFFIVREEAQQYRSHRRISYDEYMALVDASDQRYELIDGEIYLLASPSFKHQVAVNEIAWHFNNYFRDKSCRSLTAPLDIRLFGFATKFEEDPNVVQPDVVVICDEENVNAEGRYVGIPALVVEVLSPSTRGKDMAAKLNLYMKSGVREYWVVDLERKVIFQYTFSEERDIDYLNTFGLEDTVKSAAFAGLGIKISDIMP; encoded by the coding sequence GTGCGTGTTAGTACTACCGATTTGCAGAATGCCTTTGGCAAATACCTTTCCCTGGTGGAAAAGGAAGATATCATTGTCGTGAAAAACGGGAAAAGCGTGGCCAAGCTCATCCGCTACAGCGAACCTGATTTTTTTATCGTGCGCGAGGAAGCGCAACAGTATAGATCCCATAGGCGCATCAGTTACGATGAATATATGGCCCTGGTTGATGCGTCGGATCAGCGGTATGAGCTGATCGACGGCGAGATTTACCTGCTGGCTTCCCCCAGTTTTAAACACCAGGTGGCAGTGAACGAAATCGCCTGGCATTTTAATAACTATTTCAGGGATAAGTCCTGCCGTTCTTTAACAGCACCCTTGGATATCAGGCTCTTTGGTTTCGCCACCAAGTTCGAAGAAGACCCGAATGTTGTGCAGCCCGATGTTGTGGTAATCTGTGACGAAGAAAACGTCAACGCAGAAGGCAGGTACGTAGGCATACCGGCACTGGTGGTGGAAGTTCTTTCTCCGTCCACCAGGGGCAAAGATATGGCAGCCAAGTTAAACCTCTACATGAAAAGCGGCGTCCGGGAATATTGGGTCGTGGATCTGGAAAGGAAGGTTATTTTTCAATATACCTTTTCTGAGGAAAGAGATATAGATTATTTAAATACCTTCGGTCTGGAGGATACGGTTAAATCAGCTGCATTCGCGGGCCTGGGCATAAAAATCAGCGATATTATGCCATAG
- a CDS encoding 4Fe-4S dicluster domain-containing protein, producing MYLVFAVALFFFLKGMHRHYKMWKAGKAEMRFDRPAERFMLMLNQTFAHRRLLRDPFPGLMHLFIFWGFVVMTFGTFLVFLEADFGIVTLRGTFYLWFSLAMDLAGAMVLIGILMAWYRRYIVRPERLDNKPEDAYVLLMLFVIICTGFLLQGLRMASAGDPWALWSPVGLLTANLLGGVGSGGWEGAHRVLWWFHMILAMGFIAYIPYSKLVHLVLVPANQYFSDLSPKGTIKPINFEDETQESFGVAKIEEFTWKQLLDPDACIRCGRCQDHCPAHLSGKSLNPKRMTQDLKEHWQAKAPLLLAQAAQKKAAQGAKGLNEAAAASEADQALLERLLTGDVIADDQIWACTTCRACQEQCPAYVEHIDKTIELRRNLVLMESRFPSEMQLAFRNMENNGNPWGIGWANRANWAEGLGVKTLAEDSETEILYWPGCAGAFDDRNKKVATAVVKLLQKADVNFAILGNEEKCCGDSARRLGNEYLFQSLAQENIETMNNYGVKTIVTQCPHCLNALSKDYPQFGGNYRVIHHSEFLLDLIKQGKLKPGAVNGKKIVYHDSCYLGRYNDIYHAPRQVLQSAPGIKLSEMDRRLDQSFCCGAGGGRMWLEETEGNKIYLMRAEQALEGKPDLIGTACPFCLTMMEDGVKFKEAEEQVKVVDLAEVLWDSVAGRQSLP from the coding sequence ATGTACCTGGTCTTTGCAGTAGCCCTGTTCTTTTTTTTAAAAGGAATGCACCGCCATTACAAAATGTGGAAAGCCGGCAAGGCGGAGATGAGGTTTGACCGTCCGGCTGAACGGTTCATGCTGATGCTGAACCAGACTTTTGCCCACCGCCGGCTCTTAAGAGATCCCTTCCCCGGCTTGATGCACTTATTTATTTTCTGGGGTTTTGTGGTGATGACCTTTGGTACCTTCTTAGTATTTCTGGAGGCCGATTTTGGCATTGTCACCCTCCGCGGGACCTTTTACCTGTGGTTTTCCCTGGCCATGGATCTTGCCGGGGCGATGGTTTTGATCGGCATCCTGATGGCCTGGTACCGCCGATATATTGTGCGGCCTGAGCGGCTGGACAACAAACCAGAGGATGCTTATGTCCTCTTAATGCTTTTTGTGATTATCTGCACCGGCTTTTTGCTGCAGGGCCTGCGCATGGCTTCTGCGGGAGACCCCTGGGCCCTGTGGTCCCCTGTTGGTCTCCTGACGGCAAACCTCCTGGGGGGGGTCGGTTCGGGCGGATGGGAAGGGGCGCACCGGGTGTTGTGGTGGTTCCACATGATCCTGGCCATGGGCTTTATCGCCTATATCCCCTATTCAAAGCTGGTGCACCTGGTGCTGGTTCCTGCCAACCAGTATTTCAGCGACCTTTCCCCCAAGGGAACCATTAAGCCCATCAATTTTGAGGACGAGACCCAGGAATCTTTCGGAGTGGCCAAAATAGAGGAGTTTACCTGGAAACAGCTGTTGGATCCCGATGCCTGTATCCGCTGCGGGCGCTGCCAGGACCACTGTCCGGCCCACTTAAGCGGAAAATCCTTAAATCCGAAGCGGATGACTCAGGACTTGAAGGAACACTGGCAGGCGAAGGCCCCCTTGCTGCTGGCCCAAGCCGCCCAGAAAAAGGCTGCCCAGGGAGCAAAAGGGTTAAATGAGGCGGCGGCTGCCAGTGAAGCAGATCAGGCCTTGCTGGAACGACTGTTAACAGGAGATGTCATTGCCGATGACCAGATTTGGGCCTGCACCACCTGCCGGGCCTGTCAGGAACAGTGTCCGGCCTATGTGGAACATATCGATAAAACCATTGAATTGCGGCGGAACCTGGTTTTAATGGAAAGCAGGTTCCCATCCGAAATGCAGTTGGCTTTCCGCAACATGGAGAATAACGGCAACCCATGGGGAATAGGCTGGGCCAACCGGGCGAACTGGGCGGAGGGCCTGGGAGTGAAAACCCTGGCCGAGGACAGTGAAACAGAGATCCTGTACTGGCCGGGCTGTGCCGGCGCCTTCGATGACCGGAACAAGAAAGTTGCAACGGCTGTTGTTAAGCTATTGCAAAAGGCTGATGTCAATTTTGCCATTTTGGGAAATGAAGAGAAGTGCTGCGGCGATTCGGCCCGCCGCCTGGGAAACGAGTACCTCTTTCAATCCCTGGCGCAGGAAAATATTGAGACAATGAACAATTATGGCGTGAAGACCATTGTTACCCAGTGTCCCCACTGTTTGAACGCCCTGTCCAAGGATTACCCCCAGTTTGGCGGGAACTACAGGGTAATCCATCACAGCGAGTTCCTGCTCGACCTGATCAAACAAGGCAAGCTTAAACCGGGGGCAGTCAATGGCAAGAAGATAGTCTATCACGACTCCTGCTACCTTGGCCGCTATAACGATATTTACCATGCTCCGCGCCAGGTCCTCCAGTCTGCTCCGGGTATAAAGCTTAGCGAAATGGACCGCCGCCTGGATCAGAGCTTCTGTTGCGGGGCCGGCGGCGGCCGGATGTGGCTGGAAGAAACCGAAGGCAATAAAATTTATCTGATGCGGGCTGAACAGGCCCTGGAGGGTAAACCAGACCTCATCGGTACTGCCTGTCCCTTCTGTCTCACCATGATGGAAGACGGAGTAAAATTCAAAGAGGCAGAAGAACAGGTTAAGGTGGTCGATCTGGCCGAAGTCCTTTGGGATTCGGTAGCCGGTCGCCAGTCGTTGCCGTAG
- a CDS encoding peptidoglycan DD-metalloendopeptidase family protein — protein sequence MGWIGNGKRWWTVVLLLGFLFSAMVWPVYGSELERLRQEQTRIQRAIEQNRQLIRQADRQISNISGQLRAVEESIDRTEKDINHLQNQLRNAQTRVTRAERELREAEDALDNRTNIFRARLKEIYINGRVDYLEVLVQSTSMTDFLVRFDLLKKIADQDIALLNAIESKRQDVEIKKTNLEDRRDEIAQLKKRTEQQLARLESQKIERERLIGKLRNDKAAIEKSLAELEADGAKLAGRIRELASKSGQYIGGKMTWPVPEHTRITSPYGWRVHPVLRARRFHQGIDIAAPTGTRVVAAEAGQVILADWFGAYGKAVVIDHGGGVTTTYAHLSVIGVDDGQKVTRGQAIGRVGSTGVSTGPHLHFEVRERGEHVNPWKYLR from the coding sequence TTGGGCTGGATAGGTAATGGCAAAAGATGGTGGACGGTGGTTTTGCTCCTGGGTTTTCTGTTCAGTGCGATGGTGTGGCCGGTATACGGATCTGAACTGGAAAGGCTGCGCCAGGAACAAACCCGGATTCAGCGGGCGATTGAACAAAACCGCCAGTTAATCCGTCAGGCTGACCGGCAGATCTCCAATATTTCCGGCCAGTTAAGAGCGGTGGAAGAAAGCATTGACAGAACAGAAAAGGATATTAATCACCTGCAGAACCAGTTGCGGAATGCACAGACCCGGGTAACCAGAGCGGAAAGGGAACTGCGGGAAGCAGAAGACGCTCTGGATAACCGGACCAATATCTTCCGGGCCCGGCTAAAAGAAATCTATATTAACGGCAGGGTGGATTACCTGGAGGTTCTGGTCCAGTCTACCAGCATGACCGACTTTCTGGTGCGTTTTGACTTATTAAAAAAGATAGCCGATCAGGATATTGCCCTGCTAAATGCAATTGAATCCAAAAGGCAGGATGTGGAAATTAAAAAGACCAACCTGGAGGATCGCCGGGATGAGATAGCCCAGCTGAAAAAGAGGACGGAACAGCAGTTGGCTCGCCTGGAAAGCCAGAAAATAGAACGAGAAAGGTTGATCGGCAAGCTAAGAAACGATAAGGCAGCTATTGAGAAGTCCCTGGCTGAATTAGAAGCGGATGGCGCCAAACTGGCAGGCCGCATCCGGGAACTGGCTTCCAAAAGCGGGCAATACATAGGTGGGAAAATGACCTGGCCTGTTCCCGAACATACCAGGATTACCTCACCCTACGGCTGGCGGGTGCACCCGGTATTGAGGGCCAGGCGCTTCCACCAGGGCATTGATATCGCTGCGCCAACCGGTACCAGGGTGGTAGCCGCCGAAGCGGGCCAGGTGATTCTGGCCGACTGGTTTGGGGCTTACGGCAAAGCCGTCGTCATTGACCATGGGGGTGGAGTTACCACCACTTACGCCCACCTATCGGTAATTGGAGTTGATGATGGTCAGAAGGTGACACGGGGACAAGCTATTGGAAGGGTAGGCAGCACAGGCGTCAGTACCGGACCCCATTTGCACTTTGAGGTCAGGGAGAGAGGCGAGCATGTAAATCCTTGGAAATACTTGCGCTGA
- a CDS encoding S41 family peptidase, whose product MKKKIWGWLTNFLIVMGFVSTLLLGVLALTSHQEMMHAIRTVFLIKTQALQPVTTPQLITGAVKGMVASLQDPYSAFLEPREYRSIEQHISGSYGGVGLLIGLDEEKRLIVVSPFKGTPAHRAGIQAGDIILRIEQEDTAGMELERAASMMQGKPGTKVNLTVGRKGEKERREITITREIIEIPTVEGKMLEGFPGIGYINLTTFNEHTGRDVGTLLDEMRQSGLKGVILDLRNNPGGYLGAAVQVADYFVAEGPIVHISGRFRSHQHKADDKALGLPLVVLTNSGSASASEILAGAIKDSGVGVIVGEKTFGKGLVQTLFRMEGGAAVKLTTDKYLTPARHDIDKKGIEPDVVVTLEGEKAAQVLMHAPDPVKDPQLRRAIEVLRTKMRP is encoded by the coding sequence TTGAAGAAAAAAATTTGGGGGTGGCTGACCAATTTCCTGATCGTGATGGGTTTTGTTTCCACTCTCTTGTTGGGAGTGCTGGCCCTGACCAGCCACCAGGAAATGATGCATGCTATCAGGACTGTTTTCTTAATCAAAACCCAGGCCCTGCAGCCGGTAACCACACCTCAGCTGATTACCGGGGCAGTCAAGGGGATGGTGGCCTCCTTGCAAGATCCTTATTCCGCATTTCTGGAACCGAGGGAATACCGGAGCATTGAACAGCATATCAGCGGGAGCTACGGCGGCGTGGGCCTGTTAATCGGCCTGGATGAGGAGAAGCGATTAATTGTAGTTTCTCCTTTTAAAGGCACCCCTGCTCACCGGGCAGGTATTCAGGCTGGAGATATTATCCTCCGCATCGAACAAGAGGATACTGCCGGAATGGAATTGGAAAGGGCAGCCAGCATGATGCAGGGCAAACCGGGGACCAAGGTTAATCTTACCGTTGGGCGTAAAGGGGAAAAAGAAAGACGGGAAATCACTATCACCCGCGAGATTATCGAGATCCCGACTGTAGAGGGCAAGATGCTGGAAGGCTTCCCTGGGATTGGGTATATTAACCTGACCACCTTCAATGAGCATACCGGCCGGGATGTAGGCACCCTGTTGGATGAAATGAGGCAGTCTGGTCTCAAGGGAGTAATCTTAGATTTGCGCAACAATCCTGGCGGCTATTTAGGGGCAGCTGTTCAGGTAGCAGATTACTTTGTGGCTGAGGGTCCCATTGTGCATATATCAGGCAGGTTCCGCTCCCACCAGCATAAAGCTGATGACAAGGCCCTGGGATTGCCTTTGGTTGTCCTGACAAACAGCGGCAGTGCCAGTGCGTCCGAAATCTTGGCTGGCGCCATCAAGGACAGCGGTGTCGGGGTAATAGTCGGAGAAAAGACTTTTGGCAAGGGCTTGGTGCAGACCTTGTTCAGAATGGAGGGCGGAGCAGCCGTAAAACTAACAACGGATAAATACTTGACACCTGCCAGGCATGACATCGACAAAAAGGGAATCGAACCCGATGTTGTGGTGACTCTGGAGGGAGAGAAGGCTGCCCAGGTGCTGATGCATGCGCCGGACCCCGTAAAAGATCCCCAGTTAAGAAGAGCGATTGAGGTCTTAAGAACTAAAATGAGGCCTTGA
- a CDS encoding sensor domain-containing diguanylate cyclase, with product MVKPAGLGWVVALGLLFVAYAVLLLYFPYYSLVRGLSLVIVAALAWKGQVAGGILAGFAMATLFLVDAFVSFSFHGTNLQEVFASYVILPAIGYLIGRLRYREIQLQLMLRRLQSAYAATVAMHSQTKLEDILQSITRIAAEDFDYGNASIFMKDHQGNFNLLSSAGHLADLPSGYVIKSGEGILGWVAEHRKPAIVSDVSKEPRYIPAVKGAKSQITIPLIIAEEVEGMLNIESEKLAAFSLEDQKALLALAEQAAVAIEKAKVLANTQYLAITDDLTGLYNHRFFKQKIREEITRARRFGSELTLLMLDMDDFKKINDTCGHPAGDRVLKEVAAIIRNTVRETDIPFRYGGEEFSVLLPQTGSQGAMEVAERLRQAIEAFSFPCSAGIVIQTTVSIGIATFPNDAANWSELVTIADSAMYRAKLEGKNTTCRETPLT from the coding sequence ATGGTCAAACCTGCAGGCTTGGGCTGGGTTGTTGCCCTCGGGCTCCTCTTCGTTGCATATGCTGTTCTGCTTTTATATTTCCCTTATTACTCTTTAGTGCGAGGCTTATCTCTGGTAATCGTGGCCGCCCTCGCCTGGAAGGGACAAGTTGCCGGCGGAATACTGGCAGGTTTTGCGATGGCTACTCTGTTCCTGGTCGATGCCTTTGTCAGTTTCAGCTTTCATGGAACAAACCTGCAGGAGGTATTTGCATCTTATGTGATCTTACCGGCCATCGGTTATCTGATCGGCCGTTTGCGTTACCGGGAGATCCAGCTGCAATTAATGCTCCGCAGGCTGCAGTCGGCCTATGCAGCTACCGTCGCAATGCACAGCCAGACAAAACTGGAGGATATCCTGCAAAGTATAACCAGGATTGCCGCTGAAGATTTTGATTACGGCAATGCGTCTATCTTTATGAAAGACCATCAGGGGAATTTTAACCTTCTTTCGTCAGCCGGGCATCTGGCGGACCTGCCGTCCGGCTACGTCATCAAATCCGGGGAAGGGATTCTTGGCTGGGTGGCAGAACACCGTAAGCCAGCAATTGTAAGCGACGTTTCAAAAGAGCCCCGGTATATTCCCGCAGTGAAGGGTGCAAAGTCCCAGATTACAATCCCGTTAATAATTGCTGAAGAAGTTGAAGGAATGCTGAATATCGAGAGCGAAAAGCTGGCGGCATTTTCGCTGGAGGATCAAAAAGCTCTATTAGCTTTAGCTGAACAGGCTGCGGTAGCCATCGAAAAGGCTAAGGTGCTGGCCAATACCCAATATTTGGCTATTACTGATGATTTAACAGGGCTGTACAACCACCGCTTTTTTAAGCAAAAAATTCGGGAAGAGATCACCAGGGCTCGTCGCTTTGGCAGTGAATTGACTCTATTAATGCTGGATATGGATGATTTCAAGAAAATAAATGATACCTGCGGCCACCCCGCTGGTGACCGGGTCTTAAAAGAGGTTGCCGCGATAATCAGGAATACGGTCAGGGAAACAGATATTCCTTTTAGATACGGTGGGGAGGAGTTTTCCGTTCTGCTGCCCCAGACAGGCAGCCAGGGTGCCATGGAGGTTGCTGAGCGCCTGCGCCAGGCCATTGAGGCTTTTTCTTTCCCGTGCTCTGCCGGCATAGTTATCCAGACGACGGTAAGCATCGGAATAGCTACGTTCCCTAATGATGCCGCAAACTGGAGTGAACTGGTGACTATTGCGGACAGCGCCATGTACAGGGCCAAACTTGAGGGCAAAAACACCACCTGCAGGGAAACCCCCTTGACATGA
- a CDS encoding response regulator, translated as MDKGKKVLVIDDSALIRMEVKRTLEKYGVEVIELSNAEDFFQYPWRYQGLNLLILDIILPGMDGISALEKIKLTGAWQYLPVIMLTGRAERADVTRALQAGAVDYIRKPFAREELLERVEGILGQLVPPPENNLTDSGANLEARVRSEVSRAKRGNTPLSLLEINLPAELRRLSRLKELVELREQLQGLLREIDSVFLSKERNLLIILPLTGPEGAAATAERIRTKTAIFENKEAALAMATFPQDGSDEKELLQCLKKKSGTV; from the coding sequence ATGGATAAAGGTAAAAAAGTTTTGGTGATTGATGATTCCGCCCTGATCCGCATGGAAGTCAAACGGACCTTGGAAAAATATGGGGTGGAAGTGATAGAATTAAGCAATGCAGAAGATTTTTTCCAGTATCCCTGGCGTTACCAGGGTTTAAACCTCCTCATCCTGGACATTATTCTCCCTGGGATGGATGGCATCAGCGCGTTGGAAAAAATCAAACTTACTGGAGCATGGCAGTATTTGCCCGTGATCATGTTGACCGGCCGTGCGGAACGGGCTGATGTGACCAGGGCCTTGCAGGCCGGAGCAGTTGACTATATTCGCAAGCCATTTGCCAGGGAAGAGCTGCTGGAACGGGTAGAAGGGATCTTGGGGCAATTGGTCCCTCCCCCGGAAAACAATCTGACTGACAGCGGAGCCAACTTAGAAGCCCGGGTGCGCTCCGAGGTCAGCCGGGCCAAACGAGGAAATACACCTTTATCTTTGTTGGAGATTAATCTGCCTGCTGAATTAAGGCGGCTTTCCCGTTTGAAAGAACTGGTGGAATTGCGCGAACAGCTCCAGGGCCTTTTGCGGGAGATAGATTCCGTATTCCTTAGTAAAGAGCGCAATTTGTTAATAATCCTGCCCCTGACCGGTCCGGAGGGAGCGGCGGCTACGGCTGAACGGATTCGGACAAAAACTGCCATCTTCGAAAATAAAGAGGCAGCCTTAGCCATGGCAACTTTCCCACAAGATGGCAGCGACGAAAAAGAGCTTTTGCAGTGCCTGAAAAAGAAATCGGGAACGGTTTAA
- the cobT gene encoding nicotinate-nucleotide--dimethylbenzimidazole phosphoribosyltransferase, with the protein MNRLQETIVRIGPLDREIMAQTQARLDNLTKPPGSLGVLEDLVKQVAGITREVCPNLPQKVSVLMAGDHGVVAEGVSAFPAEVTPQMVLNFARGGAAMNVLSRHVGAELVLVDIGVAADLPDIPGLLRKKVAYGTANMAKGPAMTRNEAMRALETGIEIAEELVAKGARLLGTGDMGIGNTTPSTAVVAAFSGLKVEEVAGRGTGIDDRRLQLKIQAITRALEINRPDPTDPLDVLSKVGGLEIAGLAGLMIGGAACRVPVMIDGFISGAAALVATRLAPAVKDYLIGSHLSEEPGHRVMMEMIGIKPMLHMQMRLGEGTGAALAMGLVDAALKIINEMATFADAGVSVAL; encoded by the coding sequence TTGAACAGATTGCAGGAAACCATTGTCAGGATTGGACCCCTGGACCGGGAAATAATGGCCCAAACCCAGGCCAGGCTGGACAACCTGACCAAACCCCCGGGCAGCCTGGGAGTGCTGGAAGACTTGGTTAAACAGGTGGCGGGGATTACCAGGGAGGTCTGCCCCAATCTGCCGCAAAAGGTGAGTGTCCTGATGGCAGGAGACCACGGTGTGGTAGCTGAAGGCGTGAGCGCCTTCCCGGCGGAAGTGACACCGCAAATGGTGCTCAATTTTGCCCGGGGAGGTGCGGCAATGAATGTCCTTTCCCGGCATGTGGGCGCTGAACTGGTCTTGGTGGACATCGGGGTAGCAGCAGACCTGCCGGATATCCCGGGACTTTTGCGCAAAAAAGTGGCTTATGGTACCGCCAATATGGCAAAAGGCCCGGCAATGACCAGAAACGAAGCAATGCGGGCATTGGAAACTGGCATCGAAATTGCCGAAGAATTGGTGGCAAAAGGGGCGAGGCTTTTAGGCACAGGAGATATGGGCATTGGCAACACCACCCCCAGTACGGCGGTCGTCGCTGCCTTCAGCGGGCTCAAGGTGGAGGAAGTGGCCGGCAGGGGAACCGGAATTGATGACCGTCGCTTGCAGCTTAAGATTCAGGCCATCACCAGGGCGTTGGAAATTAACCGGCCCGATCCGACGGATCCTTTGGATGTCCTGTCCAAAGTGGGAGGGCTGGAAATTGCCGGGCTGGCAGGATTAATGATTGGAGGAGCGGCCTGCCGGGTGCCGGTAATGATTGACGGTTTTATCAGCGGAGCAGCTGCTTTAGTTGCCACCAGGCTTGCTCCTGCTGTTAAGGACTACCTGATTGGCTCCCACCTTTCAGAAGAACCGGGGCACCGGGTAATGATGGAGATGATCGGCATCAAGCCGATGCTCCATATGCAGATGCGTTTAGGAGAAGGAACCGGGGCTGCTTTGGCGATGGGCCTGGTGGATGCTGCCCTGAAGATTATCAATGAGATGGCTACCTTTGCCGATGCCGGCGTATCCGTTGCCCTTTAA